GGGCCATGGCCACAATATCGTCAACGTCATCCTGGTGGACTTCCGCGCCCTGGACACCCTGGGCGAGATGTTCGTGCTGGCACTGGCCGCCATCGGGGTCCATGCCATGCTGCGCTTCCACGCCGAGGAGTATGAGGTCAGGAGCGCCTCGCGGCGACGGAGGGACGGCGATGGTTAGATCGGGCACGCTGATCCTCAATGTGGCGGCACGGCTGCTGCTGCCGTTGCAGCTGATGTTCTCGCTGTTCCTGCTGCTGCGTGGCCACGACGAACCGGGCGGTGGTTTCATCGCCGGACTGGTGGCGGCGGGGGCCTTCGCGCTCTACCTGTTCGCCTATGGGCGGCGCGCCCTGGGGGCGATGCTCAAGGTCTCGCCCCGTGACCTGGTGGGCATGGGGCTGCTGCTGGGGGTGGCCTCCACGCTGCCCGCCTGGTGGCAGGGGGAGCCCTTTTTCACCGCCCAGTGGTG
The Halomonas sp. H10-9-1 DNA segment above includes these coding regions:
- a CDS encoding Na+/H+ antiporter subunit B, with protein sequence MVRSGTLILNVAARLLLPLQLMFSLFLLLRGHDEPGGGFIAGLVAAGAFALYLFAYGRRALGAMLKVSPRDLVGMGLLLGVASTLPAWWQGEPFFTAQWWTIPAIDFKASTPLIFDIGVYLVVLGSVLTAITALVKTDQADDER